One Chaetodon auriga isolate fChaAug3 chromosome 14, fChaAug3.hap1, whole genome shotgun sequence genomic window carries:
- the lrit3b gene encoding leucine-rich repeat, immunoglobulin-like domain and transmembrane domain-containing protein 3b, translated as MYLLILAQIFLSSLLAVHSCPALCACTNGNSGMAELRLVQCSDSGISAVPINVPADTVKLRLEKTLISRVPRAAFFNLSELRFLWLTYNSITSIHPSSFVNLKTLRELRLDGNLLTSFPWEGLRDMPRLQTLGLHNNRLSSLPAHASLFLPNITYLDLSSNRLTILPAELLDLWFPVPGQQEGPVQRRILGLHDNPWLCDCQISMVMSLSMSLGSPVVLMDQLLICSRSLGQSGMLLTQAELSRCMRPSVQPAATRVISPLGSNVILRCDATGYPTPTLTWIKTSAYTDCCQEDILQNSDQLPRNLESFMQESPRVGVRWSIISLNGLSYKDAGEYRCQARNMAGISEAPIKLKVVGVTKLSRLPKRKFQKTPKSSSVKYRKPNKTATTTNILSLKENQILQNVTPLSMNKSQTDPNLTSKLFLIDRRRRMNLPRAKKKTQTSIKSARERQENSTTLLTERLV; from the exons ATGTATCTGCTGATCCTCGCTCAAATCTTCCTGTCCTCCCTGTTGGCGGTCCACTCCTGTCCAGCTTTGTGCGCCTGCACGAATGGGAACAGTGGAATGGCAGAGCTCAG GTTGGTGCAGTGTAGTGACTCTGGAATCTCAGCTGTCCCCATTAATGTCCCAGCTGATACAGTCAAATTGCGCCTTGAAAAGACCTTGATCTCCAGGGTGCCCCGTGCAGCCTTCTTCAACCTGTCAGAGCTGCGCTTCTTGTGGCTGACCTACAACTCCAtcacatccatccaccccagCAGCTTTGTCAACCTGAAGACCCTACGAGAGTTGCGTCTAGATGGAAACCTCCTGACGTCATTCCCCTGGGAGGGGCTCAGGGACATGCCCCGCCTCCAGACTCTGGGTCTCCACAACAACCGTCTGTCCAGCCTCCCAGCCCAtgcttccctctttctccccaACATCACCTACCTCGACCTGTCCAGCAACAG actGACTATATTACCTGCTGAGCTGTTGGACCTTTGGTTTCCTGTCCCAGGACAACAGGAAGGACCAGTTCAAAGAAGAATTTTGG GTCTCCATGACAACCCCTGGTTGTGTGACTGCCAGATCTCCATGGTGATGTCCCTGTCCATGTCTCTTGGGAGTCCTGTAGTTCTCATGGACCAGCTGCTCATATGCAGCAGGTCTCTGGGTCAGTCAGGGATGCTGCTGACCCAGGCTGAGCTGTCCCGCTGTATGAGGCCTTCAGTCCAGCCTGCAGCCACCAGAGTCATCTCTCCATTGGGCAGCAACGTCATCCTCCGCTGTGATGCCACCGGCTATCCTACACCAACCCTGACCTGGATCAAAACGTCAGCTTACACTG ATTGTTGCCAAGAAGACATCCTTCAGAACTCTGACCAGCTACCCAGGAATTTGGAGAGTT TTATGCAGGAGTCTCCACGAGTGGGTGTTCGTTGGTCGATAATCAGCCTGAATGGGTTATCATACAAGGATGCTGGGGAATATCGGTGCCAGGCGAGAAACATGGCAGGAATATCTGAAGCCCCAATCAAACTGAAGGTGGTGGGAGTCACAAAACTATCCCGTCTTCCAAAGAGGAAGTTCCAAAAGACACCCAAATCATCATCAGTAAAATACAGGAAGCCAAACAAGACTGCAACTACTACCAACATCCTTTCACTGAAGGAGAATCAAATACTGCAAAACGTCACACCACTGTCCATGAACAAGTCCCAGACTGACCCTAATCTTACATCCAAACTGTTCCTCATTGACAGAAGGCGCAGAATGAATTTGCCAcgtgcaaaaaaaaagacccagACATCCATCAAGTCTGCACGTGAGCGCCAAGAAAACTCTACAACTCTGTTGACAGAAAGACTTGTGTGA
- the fam241a gene encoding uncharacterized protein FAM241A isoform X2, whose protein sequence is MTSMFFVDVNLKSRRHKTREDGILLNLSTVDGSRTQPRPPSDPTSRWPHVDDPTTREPQLDDCERMGTLFGMLNKCLRGMGFSQMYFGDKIVEPVVIVFFWLLLWFLGIQALGLVGTLCIIIIYIQK, encoded by the exons ATGACCAGTATGTTTTTCGTCGACGTGAATTTGAAGAGCCGCCGTCACAAAACCAGAGAAGATGGCATACTCCTCAACCTGTCCACG GTCGATGGCAGCCGGACCCAACCTCGACCTCCCAGTGATCCCACCAGCAGGTGGCCCCATGTGGACGACCCCACCACCAGAGAGCCTCAGCTGGACGACTGTGAGCGGATGGGGACTCTGTTTGGGATGCTCAACAAGTGTCTGCGGGGGATGGGCTTCAGCCAGATGTACTTTGGAGACAAGATAGTGGAGCCAGTTGTGATTGTCTTCTtctggctgctgctctggttcCTGGGGATCCAGGCCCTGGGACTGGTGGGAACTCTGTGCATCATCATTATCTACATCCAGAAGTAA
- the gpr135 gene encoding G-protein coupled receptor 135, protein MDSPVSTALRGGGGSNYTGDASGPSFTDQLGTPSPVVPRVVSIVTSLVTTTTEVTVGTAGNLSAFRDQRGSELGHIHQVSTPSVLSAAESNSVLQGITVAAQALVLLSIFLLSSLGNLAVVIVIIKHRQLRTVTNAFIMSLSLSDFLTAVLCLPFSFVMLFSKDGVWMFGDRFCVANGFFNTCFGIISTLTMTLISFDRYYAIVRQPQAKIGRQKATQLLIAVWLTAVIFSLPWYLLVRTPTEIHKQGFYHCMYVFHSGSSRMGTAYSICLIVVCYLLPFSLMCFCHYNICKTVRLSEIRVRPVTTYAYLLRFYSEMRTATTVLIMIVFIIFCWGPYCLMGLVTAMGDYTFNPAMDTVAIWLAWANGAINPLIYALRNPNISMLLGRSREEGYRTRNIAAYLSSQTQNREIRLNQAERIRDRYVSRVGVNNNSRLSSSSPGKGGGGGEVAMWACKNPAVVFCRDAQPDTARLADSVSAPKMKTADTSL, encoded by the exons ATGGATTCACCTGTTAGCACAGCCCTGCGGGGCGGCGGTGGCAGCAACTACACGGGTGATGCCTCGGGTCCGAGCTTCACCGACCAGCTGGGCACTCCCTCGCCTGTTGTGCCAAG GGTTGTTTCCATAGTGACCAGCCTTGTGACCACCACCACAGAGGTCACAGTGGGAACCGCAGGAAATCTCTCAGCGTTCAGAGACCAAAGAGGGAGCGAGCTCGGTCACATCCATCAGGTGTCGACCCCGTCGGTGCTGAGCGCCGCTGAGAGCAACTCTGTCCTGCAGGGCATCACGGTGGCGGCTCAGGCCCTGgttctcctctccatcttcctgctctccagCCTCGGTAACTTGGCagtcgtcatcgtcatcatcaaaCACAGGCAGCTTCGAACGGTGACCAATGCTTTCATCATGTCGCTGTCCTTGTCTGACTTCCTCACAGCTGTTCTGTGTCTGCCGTTCTCCTTCGTCATGCTCTTCAGTAAGGACGGCGTCTGGATGTTCGGGGACCGTTTTTGTGTGGCCAACGGCTTTTTCAACACCTGCTTTGGTATCATCTCCACCCTGACTATGACTTTGATCTCCTTTGACAGATACTACGCCATAGTCAGACAGCCACAGGCTAAAATAGGGCGTCAGAAAGCAACTCAGCTGTTGATAGCTGTGTGGTTAACTGcagtcattttctctttgcCTTGGTATCTGTTAGTCCGAACGCCTACAGAAATCCATAAGCAGGGTTTCTatcactgtatgtatgtgttccACTCTGGGAGCTCACGCATGGGGACAGCTTATAGCATCTGCCTAATTGTTGTGTGTTATTTACTGCCCTTCTCCCTCATGTGCTTTTGTCACTATAACATCTGTAAGACAGTTCGGCTCTCTGAAATCCGAGTCAGGCCGGTGACAACATACGCATACTTGCTGCgattttacagtgaaatgcGAACAGCCACCACAGTTCTGATtatgattgttttcatcattttctgttggGGGCCATATTGTTTAATGGGTTTGGTTACAGCAATGGGGGACTACACGTTCAACCCCGCAATGGACACAGTGGCCATCTGGCTAGCCTGGGCAAATGGAGCCATCAACCCTCTGATCTACGCCCTGAGGAACCCAAATATATCCATGTTACTGGggcggagcagagaggagggctATCGGACCAGAAATATTGCCGCGTACCTCTCCAGCCAAACCCAGAACCGTGAGATTCGGCTTAACCAAGCGGAGAGGATCAGGGACCGCTACGTGAGCCGTGTAGGGGTGAACAATAACAGCCGGCTGTCAAGTTCAAGTcctggaaaaggaggagggggaggagaggtggCAATGTGGGCCTGCAAAAACCCTGCTGTGGTCTTCTGCAGGGACGCCCAGCCTGACACCGCAAGACTCGCCGACTCTGTCAGCGCTCCAAAGATGAAGACAGCTGACACCAGCCTGTGA
- the jkamp gene encoding JNK1/MAPK8-associated membrane protein produces MAVAMSSTCPGLYCGRMMVNDSVEGDCGVCPRGERTNLQKVCERCTESPELYDWLYLGFMAMLPLVLHWFFIEWYSGKKSSSALLQHITAMLECSVSAVVTLLVTEPVGMLSIRSCRVQMLSDWYTMLYNPSPDYINTLHCTQEAVYPLYTIVLIYYAFCLVLMMLLRPLLVKKIACGLGKSDRFKSIYAALYFFPILTVLQAVGGGLLYYAFPYIILVLSLVTLAVYMSASEIQSFKNLVAKKKRLVVLFSHWLLHAYGIISISRLDKLEQDLPLLALVPGPALFYIATAKFTEPSRILSEGGNGH; encoded by the exons ATGG ctgtggcCATGAGCTCAACGTGTCCGGGCCTGTACTGTGGCAGGATGATGGTGAACGACTCAGTGGAGGGAGACTGTGGT GTCTGTCCTCGCGGAGAGCGGACCAACCTCCAGAAGGTCTGTGAACGCTGCACAGAGTCCCCTGAGCTCTACGACTGGCTCTACCTGGGCTTCATGGCCATGTTACCGCTAGTGCTGCACTGGTTCTTCATCGAGTGGTACTCTGGAAAGAAGAG CTCcagtgctctgctgcagcacatcacaGCCATGCTGGAGTGCAGCGTGTCAGCCGTGGTCACCCTGCTGGTCACAGAGCCGGTGGGGATGCTCAGTATCCGTTCCTGCCGGGTCCAGATGCTGTCCGACTGGTACACCATGCTGTACAACCCCAGTCCAGACTACATCAACACATTGCACTGCACCCAGGAGGCAGTCTATCCGCT CTACACCATTGTGCTGATCTACTATGCGTTCTGCTTGgtgctgatgatgctgctgcGCCCCCTGTTGGTGAAGAAGATAGCGTGTGGTCTGGGCAAGTCCGACCGCTTCAAGAGCATCTACGCTGCGCTGTACTTCTTCCCCatcctcactgtgctgcaggctGTGGGAGGAGGGCTGCTCT actaTGCCTTTCCTTACATCATACTGGTCCTGTCTCTGGTCACGCTGGCTGTTTACATGTCTGCCTCTGAGATACag TCCTTTAAGAACCTGGTGGCTAAGAAGAAGCGTCTGGTCGTCCTGTTCAGCCACTGGCTGCTCCACGCGTACGGCATCATCTCTATCTCCCGATTGGACAAGCTGGAGCAGGACTTGCCGCTGTTGGCCCTCGTGCCGGGGCCCGCCCTGTTCTACATAGCCACCGCTAAGTTTACGGAGCCCAGCCGCATCCTGTCTGAGGGCGGCAACGGACACTGA
- the fam241a gene encoding uncharacterized protein FAM241A isoform X1: MSAATPPVNDQYVFRRREFEEPPSQNQRRWHTPQPVHGARQSASHHQRHLVDGSRTQPRPPSDPTSRWPHVDDPTTREPQLDDCERMGTLFGMLNKCLRGMGFSQMYFGDKIVEPVVIVFFWLLLWFLGIQALGLVGTLCIIIIYIQK; encoded by the exons ATGTCCGCTGCAACACCGCCTGTAAATGACCAGTATGTTTTTCGTCGACGTGAATTTGAAGAGCCGCCGTCACAAAACCAGAGAAGATGGCATACTCCTCAACCTGTCCACGGTGCGAGGCAGAGCGCATCACACCACCAGCGACACCTG GTCGATGGCAGCCGGACCCAACCTCGACCTCCCAGTGATCCCACCAGCAGGTGGCCCCATGTGGACGACCCCACCACCAGAGAGCCTCAGCTGGACGACTGTGAGCGGATGGGGACTCTGTTTGGGATGCTCAACAAGTGTCTGCGGGGGATGGGCTTCAGCCAGATGTACTTTGGAGACAAGATAGTGGAGCCAGTTGTGATTGTCTTCTtctggctgctgctctggttcCTGGGGATCCAGGCCCTGGGACTGGTGGGAACTCTGTGCATCATCATTATCTACATCCAGAAGTAA